The Cucurbita pepo subsp. pepo cultivar mu-cu-16 chromosome LG08, ASM280686v2, whole genome shotgun sequence genome contains a region encoding:
- the LOC111801090 gene encoding probable enoyl-CoA hydratase 2, mitochondrial isoform X2 codes for MGAFRVLSRKLINLSRHSLQNLPIPAKHLAHPFPASNFSDGFKSFSHPWQYSHCRTLILESVSSEPVRLHRLSDSDSGIVEVHLDRPEAKNAISKEMLRGLRHAFESVDCDPSVNVLMIRSTVPKVFCAGADLKERKNMTASEVQSFVTSLRSAFSFLEALRIPTISVIEGAALGGGLEMALACDLRICGEDAKLSLPETGLAIIPGAGGTARLPRLVGKSIAKELIFTGRKVSGRDAISIGLVNYCVPAGGAYVKALEIAREINQKGPLAIKMAKQAIDKGLEVGLESAMEVEEECYKELLNTVDRLEGLAAFAEKRKPRYRGE; via the exons ATGGGAGCATTCAGAGTTCTGAGCAGGAAGCTCATCAACCTCAGCCGTCATTCACTGCAGAATCTTCCGATTCCGGCCAAACACCTCGCTCATCCATTTCCAGCTTCCAACTTTTCCGATGGCTTCAAGTCGTTCTCACATCCATGGCAGTATTCTCATTGCAGAACTCTTATTTTGGAGTCAGTTTCTTCTGAACCGGTCCGGCTTCACCGACTTTCCGACTCCGATTCTG GAATTGTCGAGGTACATTTAGACAGGCCTGAGGCGAAAAATGCCATTAGCAAGGAAATGCTGAGGGGATTGCGTCACGCCTTTGAATCTGTTGACTGTGATCCATCTGTCAATGTTCTGATGATCCGCAGCACTGTCCCAAAGGTGTTTTGTGCAGGTGCCGATTTGAAG GAGCGTAAGAATATGACAGCATCAGAAGTGCAATCCTTTGTCACCTCACTGCGGTCTGCATTCTCATTTTTAGAG GCACTTCGTATTCCTACCATTTCAGTAATTGAAGGAGCAGCACTGGGTGGCGGACTTGAAATGGCGCTGGCATGTGATCTTCGGATATGTG GGGAAGATGCCAAACTCAGTTTGCCAGAAACCGGACTTGCTATCATTCCTGG GGCTGGTGGGACTGCAAGGCTTCCTAGGCTGGTTGGGAAATCAATAGCAAAGGAACTTATATTTACTGGCCGTAAGGTCAGTGGCAGAGATGCTATATCTATAG GTCTTGTAAATTACTGCGTCCCTGCTGGTGGAGCTTATGTAAAGGCACTGGAAATTGCCCGGGAGATAAATCAGAAG GGTCCACTAGCAATAAAGATGGCAAAGCAAGCGATCGACAAGGGGCTCGAGGTCGGTCTGGAATCAGCTATGGAAGTAGAAGAGGAGTGTTACAAAGAACTGTTGAACACGGTAGACCGATTGGAAGGATTGGCCGCCTTCGCCGAGAAGCGAAAGCCAAGGTATAGAGGAGAATAG
- the LOC111801090 gene encoding probable enoyl-CoA hydratase 2, mitochondrial isoform X1 translates to MGAFRVLSRKLINLSRHSLQNLPIPAKHLAHPFPASNFSDGFKSFSHPWQYSHCRTLILESVSSEPVRLHRLSDSDSGIVEVHLDRPEAKNAISKEMLRGLRHAFESVDCDPSVNVLMIRSTVPKVFCAGADLKERKNMTASEVQSFVTSLRSAFSFLEALRIPTISVIEGAALGGGLEMALACDLRICGEDAKLSLPETGLAIIPGMYEEITRAERVFCRAGGTARLPRLVGKSIAKELIFTGRKVSGRDAISIGLVNYCVPAGGAYVKALEIAREINQKGPLAIKMAKQAIDKGLEVGLESAMEVEEECYKELLNTVDRLEGLAAFAEKRKPRYRGE, encoded by the exons ATGGGAGCATTCAGAGTTCTGAGCAGGAAGCTCATCAACCTCAGCCGTCATTCACTGCAGAATCTTCCGATTCCGGCCAAACACCTCGCTCATCCATTTCCAGCTTCCAACTTTTCCGATGGCTTCAAGTCGTTCTCACATCCATGGCAGTATTCTCATTGCAGAACTCTTATTTTGGAGTCAGTTTCTTCTGAACCGGTCCGGCTTCACCGACTTTCCGACTCCGATTCTG GAATTGTCGAGGTACATTTAGACAGGCCTGAGGCGAAAAATGCCATTAGCAAGGAAATGCTGAGGGGATTGCGTCACGCCTTTGAATCTGTTGACTGTGATCCATCTGTCAATGTTCTGATGATCCGCAGCACTGTCCCAAAGGTGTTTTGTGCAGGTGCCGATTTGAAG GAGCGTAAGAATATGACAGCATCAGAAGTGCAATCCTTTGTCACCTCACTGCGGTCTGCATTCTCATTTTTAGAG GCACTTCGTATTCCTACCATTTCAGTAATTGAAGGAGCAGCACTGGGTGGCGGACTTGAAATGGCGCTGGCATGTGATCTTCGGATATGTG GGGAAGATGCCAAACTCAGTTTGCCAGAAACCGGACTTGCTATCATTCCTGG TATGTACGAAGAGATTACACGTGCTGAACGTGTTTTTTGCAGGGCTGGTGGGACTGCAAGGCTTCCTAGGCTGGTTGGGAAATCAATAGCAAAGGAACTTATATTTACTGGCCGTAAGGTCAGTGGCAGAGATGCTATATCTATAG GTCTTGTAAATTACTGCGTCCCTGCTGGTGGAGCTTATGTAAAGGCACTGGAAATTGCCCGGGAGATAAATCAGAAG GGTCCACTAGCAATAAAGATGGCAAAGCAAGCGATCGACAAGGGGCTCGAGGTCGGTCTGGAATCAGCTATGGAAGTAGAAGAGGAGTGTTACAAAGAACTGTTGAACACGGTAGACCGATTGGAAGGATTGGCCGCCTTCGCCGAGAAGCGAAAGCCAAGGTATAGAGGAGAATAG